A genomic stretch from Primulina huaijiensis isolate GDHJ02 chromosome 14, ASM1229523v2, whole genome shotgun sequence includes:
- the LOC140957991 gene encoding uncharacterized protein, protein MRTAQSRQKSYADKWRKDLEFAVGDHVFVKVAPMKGVMRFEKKRKLSPRFIRPFEILERVGTLAYRVALPPNQAGVHNVFHVSMLRKYMSKPSHVLNYEPLQLTPNLSFEERPTQMLDRQERRLRNKAATDAFVKAVHVGSHGVKGLESLGSRGLVKTER, encoded by the exons ATGAGGACCGCACAAagccgacagaagagttatgcagataagTGGCGTAAGGATCTTGAGTTTGCAGTaggagatcatgtatttgtgaaagtcgcaccgatgaagggaGTGATGAGATTCGAGAAGAAGAGAAAGCTTAGTCCTAGATTCATAAGACCTTtcgagatcctagagagagtgGGGACACTAGCTTACAGAGTCGCTTTACCGCCGAATCAagcgggagttcataatgtgtttcatGTCTCTATGCtacggaagtacatgtcgaaaccttcgcatgtgctgaactaCGAGCCACTACAGCTAACGCCGAACTTGTCTTTTGAGGAGAGACCCACTCAGATGTTGGATAGGCAGGAGAGGAggctccggaacaag GCTGCCACAGATGCGTTTGTAAAGGCTGTACACGTTGGAAGTCATGGTGTCAAGGGGCTGGAGTCACTAGGTAGTCGAGGGTTGGTGAAGACCGAGCGCTAG